A genome region from Tolypothrix sp. PCC 7712 includes the following:
- the nusB gene encoding transcription antitermination factor NusB translates to MQDRKPQQLARELALLSLSQLPVNPKKLTEEQLPKLVLAAVRTLRSEVQDNLDNAAGELQRSHDRILTSQTRASDLNTARTMLQEAIAATQTAINQLGAAVEFPELIQLANQDKKVSRYAIDIVKTVTEERSTIDEHIATALVDWQVTRLAQIDRDILRIAVAEMLFLGLPDSVAINEAVELAKRYSGDDGHRFINGVLRRFTEQKKTA, encoded by the coding sequence ATGCAAGACCGTAAACCGCAGCAGCTGGCGCGTGAACTAGCGCTGTTAAGCCTCAGTCAGTTGCCTGTTAACCCGAAGAAACTCACAGAAGAACAACTGCCTAAGTTAGTATTAGCGGCAGTACGTACCCTGAGATCGGAAGTCCAAGATAATTTGGATAATGCAGCAGGTGAACTACAACGCAGTCATGATCGCATTTTAACTAGTCAAACCCGTGCATCAGACTTGAATACTGCGCGGACAATGTTACAAGAAGCGATCGCAGCTACCCAAACCGCCATCAATCAATTGGGTGCAGCCGTAGAGTTTCCCGAACTGATTCAACTCGCCAACCAAGATAAGAAAGTTAGCAGATACGCTATCGACATAGTCAAGACAGTGACCGAGGAACGCAGTACCATCGACGAACATATTGCAACTGCGCTTGTAGATTGGCAAGTAACTCGCCTAGCTCAAATTGATCGAGATATTCTGAGAATTGCTGTTGCAGAAATGCTGTTTTTAGGCTTACCTGATAGTGTAGCTATCAATGAAGCTGTGGAATTAGCTAAACGCTACAGTGGAGACGATGGTCATCGGTTTATTAATGGCGTACTGCGCCGATTCACGGAGCAGAAAAAGACTGCATAG
- a CDS encoding DUF502 domain-containing protein: MRLNKSVGHKTDRKSSTSLSKENRDLVINRLKQDLKNDLIAGLLVVIPLATTIWLTITIASWVINFLTQIPKQLNPFEGLHPILVNILNLGVGLAVPLLSILLIGLMARNIVGRWLLDFGEQLLQAIPLAGQVYKTLKQLLETLLKDSPGKFRRVVLLEYPRRGIWAIAFVTGIISNEIQAQMSRPMLSVFIPTTPNPTTGWYAVVPEDEVITLSMSIEDAFKIVVSGGIVAPNTLIAISQEDVTALETKSQMIPLAENSHHSEKVTNK, from the coding sequence ATGCGCTTGAATAAGTCGGTTGGTCACAAGACCGATCGCAAAAGTTCCACTAGCCTAAGCAAGGAGAATCGGGACTTGGTAATTAATCGCCTCAAACAGGACTTAAAAAATGACCTGATTGCTGGGTTGTTGGTAGTAATTCCCCTAGCAACTACCATCTGGCTAACTATTACCATTGCCAGTTGGGTCATTAACTTTCTTACCCAAATTCCCAAACAACTCAACCCGTTTGAGGGATTGCATCCTATACTAGTAAATATACTGAATTTGGGAGTTGGGTTAGCTGTACCACTGCTGAGTATTCTGTTAATTGGCTTGATGGCGCGCAATATTGTGGGGCGGTGGTTACTAGATTTTGGCGAACAGCTTTTACAAGCGATTCCTTTAGCGGGACAGGTATATAAAACCCTGAAACAGCTTTTGGAAACGCTGCTCAAAGATTCTCCTGGCAAATTTCGGCGTGTAGTTTTGCTAGAGTATCCCCGGCGAGGAATATGGGCGATCGCTTTTGTGACGGGTATCATCAGCAATGAGATTCAAGCTCAAATGTCGCGTCCGATGTTGAGTGTATTTATCCCCACTACTCCCAACCCCACCACCGGATGGTATGCGGTTGTTCCGGAAGATGAGGTGATAACCCTGTCCATGTCCATAGAAGATGCTTTTAAAATAGTGGTTTCTGGTGGCATTGTTGCCCCTAATACACTGATAGCTATTTCTCAAGAGGACGTAACAGCCCTAGAAACCAAGTCACAAATGATTCCCTTGGCAGAAAATTCCCATCATTCGGAGAAAGTTACCAACAAATAG